Proteins co-encoded in one Salvia splendens isolate huo1 chromosome 4, SspV2, whole genome shotgun sequence genomic window:
- the LOC121799066 gene encoding uncharacterized protein LOC121799066 isoform X2 has protein sequence MEIDEDAPIAKSFNTFKRNSNSARNKEQPPPRSEDPAPPKILVSEFDYSVENHFNAVDTIARLCGYAETLDVSEAETRRLSNSINFLRHWRDFNYKTRTVRFACQHDSEKKDVIGEVTLPQFSAAVVPQKQIRNVGEVGVEVEPVNDFVMNVGGAVWALDWCPRVDRNPEYCIKSEFIAVAAHPPDSSYHKIGASLTGRGVIQIWCFLTVYDNDVPSQVKKKPRSFFKKPKDPTLVPRPRGRPRKKPLGDTVKMIDSDNEHVQPLAIEYPVGSSGLNSAVGTSGNTIKSEVCEGHLLLIGPKGRGNKRKAVQGNKIHNDSLHILRHCQQGEPPLVEPLTLESFSLDSTRPDDNITSISSSVDPIPVDVALPRMVMCLAHNGKVVWDVKWRPASACFSESRNIMGYLAVLLGSGVLEVWEVPLPHAVKHVYPPSQKHIDPRFIKLQPVFRSSMLKCGDRQSIPLTVEWSVSSPHDMISAGCHDGMVAIWKFSVSDLLTECRPLVYINADTGPIRTLAWAPIQSNHEGANIIITAGSKGFKFWDIRDPFCPLWANPFLGTTYGLDWLPDPRCVYGAMEDGTIWLLSLERAAHDIPLTGNYHNVASKHGFHSFNCSTFAIWSLQASRLTGMVAYCGEEGSTICFQPTNKSLKDPSRNRVPHYLCGSILEEESAIVVATPLPDSSFQIKNPDMKRTQLKQHEKLQGGEEREVVPPKSVAMHRVRWNVNKGGEKWLCSGGAAGLVRCHHIHSSIFE, from the exons ATGGAAATCGACGAGGATGCTCCTATCGCTAAATCATTCAACACTTTTAAGCGAAACAGCAATTCCGCTCGGAATAAGGAACAACCGCCGCCCCGATCCGAAGATCCTGCTCCGCCGAAGATTTTAGTTTCTGAATTCGACTATTCCGTCGAGAATCACTTCAATGCCGTCGATACCATCGCCAGACTCTGCGGATATGCCGAAACGCTCGACGTTAGTGAAGCGGAGACTAGGCGCTTATCCAATTCTATAAATTTTTTGAG ACATTGGAGAGATTTTAATTATAAGACGCGAACTGTGAGATTTGCTTGTCAGCATGATTCGGAGAAGAAAGATGTTATAGGCGAGGTAACCTTACCTCAGTTTTCAGCTGCAGTGGTTCCTCAG AAACAGATTCGGAATGTTGGTGAAGTTGGTGTGGAAGTGGAACCTGT CAATGATTTTGTGATGAATGTCGGTGGTGCAGTCTGGGCATTAGACTGGTGCCCCAGAGTCGATCGGAATCCTGAGTATTGCATTAAGTCTGAG TTTATAGCTGTTGCTGCACATCCTCCTGATTCTTCATATCATAAGATTGGAGCTTCTCTAACTGGAAGAGGAGTCATCCAGATTTGGTGTTTCTTGACTGTCTATGATAATGATGTACCTTCTCAAGTGAAGAAAAAACCAAGATCTTTTTTCAAGAAACCGAAAGATCCAACTCTGGTTCCGAGGCCAAGAGGAAGACCAAGAAAGAAGCCTCTTGGTGACACTGtgaagatgatagattctgataACGAGCATGTTCAACCTCTTGCCATTGAATACCCAGTGGGCTCTTCTGGACTGAATTCTGCCGTAGGAACTTCTGGAAATACCATTAAATCTGAAGTCTGTGAAGGACATCTTTTGTTAATTGGTCCTAAAGGCAGAGGAAATAAACGCAAGGCAGTACAAGGAAACAAGATTCACAATGACAGCTTGCACATTCTCAGGCATTGTCAGCAAGGAGAACCACCGCTTGTGGAACCACTAACATTAGAAAGTTTCAGTTTAGATTCTACTAGACCAGATGACAATATAACTTCGATTAGTTCTTCTGTGGACCCCATTCCAGTTGATGTTGCATTGCCAAGAATGGTCATGTGTTTAGCTCACAATGGAAAGGTTGTGTGGGATGTAAAGTGGCGGCCAGCCAGTGCTTGTTTCTCTGAATCCAGAAATATAATGGGTTATCTTGCTGTATTACTTGGAAGTGGTGTTCTGGAAGT GTGGGAGGTCCCTTTGCCTCATGCTGTGAAACATGTGTATCCTCCTTCCCAGAAGCATATTGATCCACGCTTCATCAAATTGCAGCCAGTTTTTAGATCTTCGATGTTGAAGTGTGGTGATAGGCAAAG CATTCCTCTAACGGTCGAGTGGTCTGTGTCATCACCCCACGATATGATTTCGGCAGGCTGTCATGATGGAATG GTCGCAATATGGAAGTTCTCTGTCAGTGATTTACTAACAG AGTGCAGACCTTTGGTTTACATCAATGCAGACACAGGTCCTATTAGAACACTGGCTTGGGCACCAATCCAAAG TAATCACGAGGGTGCAAATATAATTATCACAGCGGGAAGTAAAGGTTTTAAGTTTTGGGACATACG TGATCCCTTTTGTCCGTTGTGGGCTAATCCTTTTCTGGGCACCACTTATGGTTTGGATTGGCTTCCAGATCCAAG ATGTGTTTATGGAGCCATGGAGGATGGGACAATATGGTTACTCAGTTTAGAGAGGGCAGCACATGATATCCCACTCACAGGAAACTATCACAATGTGGCATCGAAGCATGGGTTCCACAGTTTTAACTGTTCCACGTTTGCAATATGGAGTTTGCAAGCTTCAAGACTCACAG GTATGGTTGCATATTGTGGAGAGGAAGGATCAACTATCTGCTTCCAG CCGACAAATAAATCACTGAAGGATCCTTCACGAAACCGTGTACCCCACTATCTGTGTGGATCAATTTTGGAAGAGGAGTCTGCCATTGTGGTAGCCACCCCACTGCCCGACAGTTCGTTCCAGATAAAAAATCCGGACATGAAACGTACACAGCTGAAACAACATGAAAAATTGCAAGGAGGTGAGGAAAGGGAAGTTGTTCCTCCTAAGAGTGTGGCAATGCACAGAGTGAGATGGAATGTCAACAAAGGCGGGGAGAAGTGGCTCTGCTCTGGAGGAGCTGCTGGTTTAGTACGTTGTCACCACATTCACTCTTCTATTTTCGAGTAA
- the LOC121799066 gene encoding uncharacterized protein LOC121799066 isoform X1: MEIDEDAPIAKSFNTFKRNSNSARNKEQPPPRSEDPAPPKILVSEFDYSVENHFNAVDTIARLCGYAETLDVSEAETRRLSNSINFLRHWRDFNYKTRTVRFACQHDSEKKDVIGEVTLPQFSAAVVPQKQIRNVGEVGVEVEPVNDFVMNVGGAVWALDWCPRVDRNPEYCIKSEFIAVAAHPPDSSYHKIGASLTGRGVIQIWCFLTVYDNDVPSQVKKKPRSFFKKPKDPTLVPRPRGRPRKKPLGDTVKMIDSDNEHVQPLAIEYPVGSSGLNSAVGTSGNTIKSEVCEGHLLLIGPKGRGNKRKAVQGNKIHNDSLHILRHCQQGEPPLVEPLTLESFSLDSTRPDDNITSISSSVDPIPVDVALPRMVMCLAHNGKVVWDVKWRPASACFSESRNIMGYLAVLLGSGVLEVWEVPLPHAVKHVYPPSQKHIDPRFIKLQPVFRSSMLKCGDRQSIPLTVEWSVSSPHDMISAGCHDGMVAIWKFSVSDLLTECRPLVYINADTGPIRTLAWAPIQSNHEGANIIITAGSKGFKFWDIRDPFCPLWANPFLGTTYGLDWLPDPRCVYGAMEDGTIWLLSLERAAHDIPLTGNYHNVASKHGFHSFNCSTFAIWSLQASRLTGMVAYCGEEGSTICFQPTNKSLKDPSRNRVPHYLCGSILEEESAIVVATPLPDSSFQIKNPDMKRTQLKQHEKLQGGEEREVVPPKSVAMHRVRWNVNKGGEKWLCSGGAAGLVRCHHIHSSIFEICMKNVVNKELEETPMENRKARNVIMHLQAVDLFQQIDCFLGLLQMHDQLSNPNGGETSKNSPIS; this comes from the exons ATGGAAATCGACGAGGATGCTCCTATCGCTAAATCATTCAACACTTTTAAGCGAAACAGCAATTCCGCTCGGAATAAGGAACAACCGCCGCCCCGATCCGAAGATCCTGCTCCGCCGAAGATTTTAGTTTCTGAATTCGACTATTCCGTCGAGAATCACTTCAATGCCGTCGATACCATCGCCAGACTCTGCGGATATGCCGAAACGCTCGACGTTAGTGAAGCGGAGACTAGGCGCTTATCCAATTCTATAAATTTTTTGAG ACATTGGAGAGATTTTAATTATAAGACGCGAACTGTGAGATTTGCTTGTCAGCATGATTCGGAGAAGAAAGATGTTATAGGCGAGGTAACCTTACCTCAGTTTTCAGCTGCAGTGGTTCCTCAG AAACAGATTCGGAATGTTGGTGAAGTTGGTGTGGAAGTGGAACCTGT CAATGATTTTGTGATGAATGTCGGTGGTGCAGTCTGGGCATTAGACTGGTGCCCCAGAGTCGATCGGAATCCTGAGTATTGCATTAAGTCTGAG TTTATAGCTGTTGCTGCACATCCTCCTGATTCTTCATATCATAAGATTGGAGCTTCTCTAACTGGAAGAGGAGTCATCCAGATTTGGTGTTTCTTGACTGTCTATGATAATGATGTACCTTCTCAAGTGAAGAAAAAACCAAGATCTTTTTTCAAGAAACCGAAAGATCCAACTCTGGTTCCGAGGCCAAGAGGAAGACCAAGAAAGAAGCCTCTTGGTGACACTGtgaagatgatagattctgataACGAGCATGTTCAACCTCTTGCCATTGAATACCCAGTGGGCTCTTCTGGACTGAATTCTGCCGTAGGAACTTCTGGAAATACCATTAAATCTGAAGTCTGTGAAGGACATCTTTTGTTAATTGGTCCTAAAGGCAGAGGAAATAAACGCAAGGCAGTACAAGGAAACAAGATTCACAATGACAGCTTGCACATTCTCAGGCATTGTCAGCAAGGAGAACCACCGCTTGTGGAACCACTAACATTAGAAAGTTTCAGTTTAGATTCTACTAGACCAGATGACAATATAACTTCGATTAGTTCTTCTGTGGACCCCATTCCAGTTGATGTTGCATTGCCAAGAATGGTCATGTGTTTAGCTCACAATGGAAAGGTTGTGTGGGATGTAAAGTGGCGGCCAGCCAGTGCTTGTTTCTCTGAATCCAGAAATATAATGGGTTATCTTGCTGTATTACTTGGAAGTGGTGTTCTGGAAGT GTGGGAGGTCCCTTTGCCTCATGCTGTGAAACATGTGTATCCTCCTTCCCAGAAGCATATTGATCCACGCTTCATCAAATTGCAGCCAGTTTTTAGATCTTCGATGTTGAAGTGTGGTGATAGGCAAAG CATTCCTCTAACGGTCGAGTGGTCTGTGTCATCACCCCACGATATGATTTCGGCAGGCTGTCATGATGGAATG GTCGCAATATGGAAGTTCTCTGTCAGTGATTTACTAACAG AGTGCAGACCTTTGGTTTACATCAATGCAGACACAGGTCCTATTAGAACACTGGCTTGGGCACCAATCCAAAG TAATCACGAGGGTGCAAATATAATTATCACAGCGGGAAGTAAAGGTTTTAAGTTTTGGGACATACG TGATCCCTTTTGTCCGTTGTGGGCTAATCCTTTTCTGGGCACCACTTATGGTTTGGATTGGCTTCCAGATCCAAG ATGTGTTTATGGAGCCATGGAGGATGGGACAATATGGTTACTCAGTTTAGAGAGGGCAGCACATGATATCCCACTCACAGGAAACTATCACAATGTGGCATCGAAGCATGGGTTCCACAGTTTTAACTGTTCCACGTTTGCAATATGGAGTTTGCAAGCTTCAAGACTCACAG GTATGGTTGCATATTGTGGAGAGGAAGGATCAACTATCTGCTTCCAG CCGACAAATAAATCACTGAAGGATCCTTCACGAAACCGTGTACCCCACTATCTGTGTGGATCAATTTTGGAAGAGGAGTCTGCCATTGTGGTAGCCACCCCACTGCCCGACAGTTCGTTCCAGATAAAAAATCCGGACATGAAACGTACACAGCTGAAACAACATGAAAAATTGCAAGGAGGTGAGGAAAGGGAAGTTGTTCCTCCTAAGAGTGTGGCAATGCACAGAGTGAGATGGAATGTCAACAAAGGCGGGGAGAAGTGGCTCTGCTCTGGAGGAGCTGCTGGTTTAGTACGTTGTCACCACATTCACTCTTCTATTTTCGA AATTTGTATGAAAAATGTAGTCAATAAAGAGCTAGAGGAAACTCCAATGGAGAATAGGAAAGCAAGAAATGTTATCATGCATCTTCAAGCTGTCGATCTCTTCCAACAGATCGACTGCTTTCTTGGTTTACTCCAGATGCACGACCAACTCTCGAACCCCAACGGAGGGGAAACGTCTAAGAATTCACCAATTTCCTAA
- the LOC121799066 gene encoding general transcription factor 3C polypeptide 2-like isoform X3, whose amino-acid sequence MLVKLVWKWNLFWALDWCPRVDRNPEYCIKSEFIAVAAHPPDSSYHKIGASLTGRGVIQIWCFLTVYDNDVPSQVKKKPRSFFKKPKDPTLVPRPRGRPRKKPLGDTVKMIDSDNEHVQPLAIEYPVGSSGLNSAVGTSGNTIKSEVCEGHLLLIGPKGRGNKRKAVQGNKIHNDSLHILRHCQQGEPPLVEPLTLESFSLDSTRPDDNITSISSSVDPIPVDVALPRMVMCLAHNGKVVWDVKWRPASACFSESRNIMGYLAVLLGSGVLEVWEVPLPHAVKHVYPPSQKHIDPRFIKLQPVFRSSMLKCGDRQSIPLTVEWSVSSPHDMISAGCHDGMVAIWKFSVSDLLTECRPLVYINADTGPIRTLAWAPIQSNHEGANIIITAGSKGFKFWDIRDPFCPLWANPFLGTTYGLDWLPDPRCVYGAMEDGTIWLLSLERAAHDIPLTGNYHNVASKHGFHSFNCSTFAIWSLQASRLTGMVAYCGEEGSTICFQPTNKSLKDPSRNRVPHYLCGSILEEESAIVVATPLPDSSFQIKNPDMKRTQLKQHEKLQGGEEREVVPPKSVAMHRVRWNVNKGGEKWLCSGGAAGLVRCHHIHSSIFEICMKNVVNKELEETPMENRKARNVIMHLQAVDLFQQIDCFLGLLQMHDQLSNPNGGETSKNSPIS is encoded by the exons ATGTTGGTGAAGTTGGTGTGGAAGTGGAACCTGT TCTGGGCATTAGACTGGTGCCCCAGAGTCGATCGGAATCCTGAGTATTGCATTAAGTCTGAG TTTATAGCTGTTGCTGCACATCCTCCTGATTCTTCATATCATAAGATTGGAGCTTCTCTAACTGGAAGAGGAGTCATCCAGATTTGGTGTTTCTTGACTGTCTATGATAATGATGTACCTTCTCAAGTGAAGAAAAAACCAAGATCTTTTTTCAAGAAACCGAAAGATCCAACTCTGGTTCCGAGGCCAAGAGGAAGACCAAGAAAGAAGCCTCTTGGTGACACTGtgaagatgatagattctgataACGAGCATGTTCAACCTCTTGCCATTGAATACCCAGTGGGCTCTTCTGGACTGAATTCTGCCGTAGGAACTTCTGGAAATACCATTAAATCTGAAGTCTGTGAAGGACATCTTTTGTTAATTGGTCCTAAAGGCAGAGGAAATAAACGCAAGGCAGTACAAGGAAACAAGATTCACAATGACAGCTTGCACATTCTCAGGCATTGTCAGCAAGGAGAACCACCGCTTGTGGAACCACTAACATTAGAAAGTTTCAGTTTAGATTCTACTAGACCAGATGACAATATAACTTCGATTAGTTCTTCTGTGGACCCCATTCCAGTTGATGTTGCATTGCCAAGAATGGTCATGTGTTTAGCTCACAATGGAAAGGTTGTGTGGGATGTAAAGTGGCGGCCAGCCAGTGCTTGTTTCTCTGAATCCAGAAATATAATGGGTTATCTTGCTGTATTACTTGGAAGTGGTGTTCTGGAAGT GTGGGAGGTCCCTTTGCCTCATGCTGTGAAACATGTGTATCCTCCTTCCCAGAAGCATATTGATCCACGCTTCATCAAATTGCAGCCAGTTTTTAGATCTTCGATGTTGAAGTGTGGTGATAGGCAAAG CATTCCTCTAACGGTCGAGTGGTCTGTGTCATCACCCCACGATATGATTTCGGCAGGCTGTCATGATGGAATG GTCGCAATATGGAAGTTCTCTGTCAGTGATTTACTAACAG AGTGCAGACCTTTGGTTTACATCAATGCAGACACAGGTCCTATTAGAACACTGGCTTGGGCACCAATCCAAAG TAATCACGAGGGTGCAAATATAATTATCACAGCGGGAAGTAAAGGTTTTAAGTTTTGGGACATACG TGATCCCTTTTGTCCGTTGTGGGCTAATCCTTTTCTGGGCACCACTTATGGTTTGGATTGGCTTCCAGATCCAAG ATGTGTTTATGGAGCCATGGAGGATGGGACAATATGGTTACTCAGTTTAGAGAGGGCAGCACATGATATCCCACTCACAGGAAACTATCACAATGTGGCATCGAAGCATGGGTTCCACAGTTTTAACTGTTCCACGTTTGCAATATGGAGTTTGCAAGCTTCAAGACTCACAG GTATGGTTGCATATTGTGGAGAGGAAGGATCAACTATCTGCTTCCAG CCGACAAATAAATCACTGAAGGATCCTTCACGAAACCGTGTACCCCACTATCTGTGTGGATCAATTTTGGAAGAGGAGTCTGCCATTGTGGTAGCCACCCCACTGCCCGACAGTTCGTTCCAGATAAAAAATCCGGACATGAAACGTACACAGCTGAAACAACATGAAAAATTGCAAGGAGGTGAGGAAAGGGAAGTTGTTCCTCCTAAGAGTGTGGCAATGCACAGAGTGAGATGGAATGTCAACAAAGGCGGGGAGAAGTGGCTCTGCTCTGGAGGAGCTGCTGGTTTAGTACGTTGTCACCACATTCACTCTTCTATTTTCGA AATTTGTATGAAAAATGTAGTCAATAAAGAGCTAGAGGAAACTCCAATGGAGAATAGGAAAGCAAGAAATGTTATCATGCATCTTCAAGCTGTCGATCTCTTCCAACAGATCGACTGCTTTCTTGGTTTACTCCAGATGCACGACCAACTCTCGAACCCCAACGGAGGGGAAACGTCTAAGAATTCACCAATTTCCTAA